In bacterium, a single window of DNA contains:
- a CDS encoding response regulator, which yields MKNILIVDDNPQDLYLLQTLLKRHGYGVTAAANGAEALEKARSVRPDMIISDILMPTMDGFALCRAWKGDDRLKDVPFVFYTATYTDAKDEEFALGLGADRFIGKPQDQVVFLGMIEEVFSGHKAGRLAAPSGLQNDEAAYFREYNETLIRKLEDKMVQVEEANRRLKCEAAERKQVEQALRESERKYRVLVANADEAIFIAQDEIVKFPNPKVLEMTGYSTEELAGVPFTNLIHPEDRGTVQERHIDRLRGGNPPETYPFRIMKKTGEEIWAQLAAELIDWEGKPGVLCFLRDITKERNLEAQLLQAQKMEAVGNLAGGIAHDFNNLLTVTIGYCDLALARLGALDPLRRDLEEIRKSSDRCAMLTRQLLAFSRKQILVPKVINLGDVVADMDKMLRRIIGEDIDLVSARGKDLWNVKADPGQIEQVIANLIINSRDAMPRGGKMTIETANVVLDESYAREHRFVSPGSYVMLAVSDTGSGMDGGTLARIFDPFFTTKELGKGTGLGLSTVYGIVKQSGGHINVYSEPGIGTTFKMYFPRVEERVTGISMAGVFPSEKLRGSETILVVEDEDLVRKMVREILGQYGYTVLEARSGGEAVDLCSRHQGTIHLMLTDVVMPGMNGVELSKRLAPVKPEMKVLFMSGYTANAIVHQEILESGIAFLQKPFTMASLARKVREVLGSGAATS from the coding sequence ATGAAAAACATCCTGATCGTTGACGATAATCCGCAGGACCTTTATTTGCTCCAGACCCTCCTGAAAAGGCACGGCTACGGGGTGACAGCGGCGGCCAATGGAGCGGAAGCGCTGGAGAAGGCCCGGAGCGTACGTCCGGACATGATCATTTCGGATATTCTCATGCCGACCATGGACGGATTCGCACTGTGCCGCGCGTGGAAGGGCGACGACCGCCTGAAAGATGTCCCCTTTGTGTTTTACACCGCGACGTACACCGATGCCAAGGATGAGGAATTCGCCCTCGGGTTGGGCGCGGACCGATTCATCGGCAAGCCGCAGGACCAGGTGGTGTTCCTGGGCATGATTGAGGAGGTCTTCTCCGGGCATAAGGCGGGCCGCCTGGCCGCGCCATCCGGACTGCAGAATGACGAGGCGGCCTACTTCAGGGAATACAACGAGACGCTCATCCGGAAACTCGAAGACAAGATGGTCCAGGTCGAAGAAGCCAATCGGCGCCTGAAGTGTGAGGCGGCGGAGCGCAAACAGGTCGAGCAGGCCCTGAGGGAATCGGAACGGAAATACCGCGTCCTGGTCGCGAATGCCGACGAGGCCATATTCATCGCACAGGATGAGATCGTCAAGTTCCCCAACCCCAAAGTGCTGGAGATGACCGGCTATTCGACAGAGGAGCTGGCCGGCGTTCCTTTCACCAACCTGATCCATCCCGAAGACAGGGGCACGGTCCAGGAAAGACACATCGACCGGCTGCGAGGAGGGAACCCTCCCGAAACGTATCCTTTCAGGATCATGAAGAAAACAGGCGAGGAGATCTGGGCGCAGCTCGCCGCCGAACTGATCGACTGGGAAGGGAAACCGGGAGTCCTCTGTTTTCTCAGGGACATCACGAAGGAGAGGAATCTTGAAGCCCAGCTCCTGCAAGCCCAGAAGATGGAGGCCGTCGGAAATCTGGCGGGAGGCATCGCCCATGACTTCAACAATCTCCTGACGGTCACCATCGGGTATTGCGACCTGGCCCTGGCCCGGCTCGGAGCCCTGGATCCGCTGCGGCGCGACCTGGAGGAGATCCGGAAGTCCTCCGACCGGTGCGCCATGCTGACGCGGCAGCTATTGGCCTTCAGCAGAAAACAGATCCTGGTCCCGAAGGTGATCAACCTGGGCGACGTCGTGGCCGACATGGACAAGATGTTGCGGCGCATCATCGGGGAGGATATCGACCTGGTGTCCGCGCGGGGGAAGGACCTTTGGAACGTAAAGGCCGATCCCGGGCAGATCGAGCAGGTGATCGCGAACCTGATCATCAACTCCCGCGATGCGATGCCCCGGGGTGGGAAGATGACCATCGAAACGGCGAACGTCGTATTGGATGAGTCCTACGCTCGCGAGCATAGATTCGTTTCCCCCGGCTCCTACGTCATGCTGGCCGTGAGCGACACGGGAAGCGGAATGGACGGAGGGACGTTGGCTCGGATCTTCGACCCCTTCTTCACCACGAAGGAGCTGGGAAAGGGAACCGGCCTCGGTCTTTCCACCGTCTACGGGATCGTCAAGCAGAGCGGCGGCCACATCAATGTCTACAGCGAGCCGGGGATCGGGACGACGTTCAAGATGTACTTCCCGCGCGTCGAGGAGAGAGTGACCGGGATCTCCATGGCGGGCGTATTCCCGTCGGAAAAATTGCGAGGCAGCGAAACGATCCTGGTGGTGGAGGACGAGGATCTGGTCCGGAAAATGGTTCGGGAGATCCTGGGGCAGTATGGGTACACCGTGCTGGAGGCCCGGAGCGGTGGCGAAGCCGTCGATCTCTGCTCCCGCCACCAGGGGACGATCCACCTGATGTTGACGGACGTGGTGATGCCGGGCATGAACGGGGTGGAGTTGTCGAAGCGGTTGGCGCCCGTGAAGCCGGAGATGAAGGTGTTGTTCATGTCGGGATATACGGCCAATGCCATCGTGCACCAGGAGATTCTGGAGTCCGGAATCGCATTTCTACAGAAGCCTTTTACGATGGCCTCCCTGGCGCGCAAGGTGCGTGAAGTGCTCGGTTCGGGGGCGGCGACGAGCTGA
- a CDS encoding AIR synthase family protein, with product MTNPISYPPGKLPVAILERLIRTYTSSTHGVVVGASIGEDAAAIDFGEKYLLAKTDPVTFVAEDIGTYTIFVNSNDIAAMGGTPLWFLATVLLPENRATPELVEKIFEQLSSACRRIDVAFCGGHTEITVGIDRPIVIGTMLGEVEKNRLVTTGGARPGDDILLTKAIAIEGTSIIAREKGEELASLFGEEILRRCRNLTEKPGISVLEDSRIAMREGRVHSMHDPTEGGLANALYEVAAAADVGLVVEEDRIPILDECRLLCRYYDLDPLGLIASGSLLIMVEPSDSERITRSLEEAGVPAAKIGRITPKERGVKIRSEGRIKDLPRFDRDEITKILERA from the coding sequence ATGACGAACCCGATCTCCTATCCTCCGGGAAAGCTCCCCGTCGCAATCCTCGAACGATTGATCCGGACGTACACATCATCGACCCATGGAGTCGTTGTCGGCGCTTCGATCGGGGAAGATGCGGCGGCGATCGATTTCGGGGAAAAGTATCTCCTCGCCAAGACGGATCCGGTCACGTTCGTCGCCGAGGACATCGGGACCTATACGATCTTCGTGAACTCGAACGACATTGCGGCGATGGGAGGAACTCCGTTGTGGTTTCTCGCCACCGTTCTTCTCCCGGAAAACAGGGCTACGCCGGAGCTTGTGGAGAAAATCTTCGAACAGCTTTCCTCCGCGTGCAGGCGCATCGACGTGGCCTTCTGCGGCGGGCACACGGAAATCACCGTCGGGATCGACCGGCCGATCGTGATCGGCACGATGCTCGGCGAGGTGGAGAAAAACCGGCTGGTCACCACCGGGGGGGCGCGGCCGGGTGACGATATTCTTCTCACCAAGGCGATTGCGATCGAAGGCACGTCGATCATCGCGAGGGAGAAAGGAGAGGAACTCGCGAGCCTGTTCGGAGAGGAGATCCTGCGTCGCTGCAGGAACCTCACGGAGAAACCGGGTATCAGCGTCCTGGAAGACTCCCGTATCGCGATGCGGGAAGGCCGGGTCCATTCCATGCACGATCCTACGGAAGGCGGACTGGCGAACGCCCTTTACGAGGTCGCGGCGGCGGCGGACGTCGGACTTGTCGTCGAGGAAGACCGGATACCGATCCTGGACGAATGCCGGCTCTTGTGCCGTTACTACGACCTGGATCCCCTCGGATTGATCGCCTCCGGCAGTCTCCTTATCATGGTGGAACCGTCCGACAGCGAAAGGATTACGCGTTCCCTGGAGGAGGCCGGCGTGCCTGCCGCGAAAATCGGAAGAATCACCCCGAAAGAACGGGGGGTAAAGATCAGAAGCGAAGGCCGGATCAAGGACCTGCCGAGGTTCGACAGGGACGAGATCACGAAGATTCTTGAGAGAGCCTAG
- a CDS encoding alpha/beta hydrolase produces the protein MKGDDELPVGRNAAAIELPGGRRLGVAEYGRPDGRPIFYFHGVSGSRLEASISDRIANDLGIRIVSFDRPGMGLSTLQQERIIPDIARDVEQLADTLGVGKFSVLGVSAGAPYALACGVRLPGRVTRIGLVSPAGPFADRRYRSVLGSKLKIVRSLSGLAPSFFRRLLHRISKVMMADPERFLLRLAAHAGSPDREVILANSAFFSANLREAFREGEAGPVRDAELLFLRWGFQASETPQTVFLWHGGRDRTIPQGVGIRLSEEIPNCHSFFPPEEGHFSLPVGWMREIISTLVVGTC, from the coding sequence ATCAAAGGAGATGACGAACTGCCCGTCGGAAGAAATGCCGCCGCCATCGAACTTCCCGGGGGCAGGCGACTCGGAGTAGCGGAATACGGTCGTCCGGATGGTCGGCCGATCTTCTACTTCCACGGCGTATCGGGGTCGCGGCTGGAAGCGTCCATTTCCGACCGCATCGCGAACGACCTGGGGATCCGCATCGTCTCGTTCGACCGCCCCGGGATGGGCCTCTCCACGCTCCAGCAAGAACGGATAATACCGGACATCGCCCGGGATGTGGAACAACTGGCCGACACGCTCGGCGTAGGAAAGTTTTCCGTCCTGGGAGTCTCCGCGGGAGCGCCGTATGCGCTCGCGTGCGGCGTCCGGTTGCCCGGGAGGGTGACCCGGATCGGCCTGGTCTCCCCGGCGGGGCCTTTTGCCGATCGGCGATACCGGTCGGTGCTCGGATCGAAACTGAAAATCGTTCGTTCCCTGTCCGGCCTGGCTCCTTCTTTCTTCCGGAGACTGCTCCACAGGATTTCGAAAGTCATGATGGCGGATCCCGAAAGATTTCTTCTTCGCCTGGCGGCGCATGCCGGTTCCCCGGACCGCGAGGTCATCCTGGCCAATTCCGCTTTCTTCTCCGCCAACCTGCGGGAAGCGTTCCGGGAGGGGGAAGCCGGACCGGTGCGCGATGCCGAGCTGCTTTTCCTGAGATGGGGGTTCCAGGCCTCGGAGACGCCGCAAACCGTCTTCCTCTGGCACGGGGGAAGGGATCGGACCATCCCTCAAGGCGTAGGGATCCGGCTATCGGAAGAGATCCCGAACTGTCATTCCTTCTTCCCGCCGGAGGAAGGCCATTTTTCCCTCCCTGTCGGTTGGATGAGGGAGATTATATCTACACTGGTCGTGGGGACCTGTTGA
- a CDS encoding YbhB/YbcL family Raf kinase inhibitor-like protein, with protein MRKISIAILMAAAFAATLFATRNLPAEEKTMDALTISSPAFPHNGMIPSKYTCDGTDGNPPLTFDNIPDETKSLALIVDDPDAPLGTWVHWVVWNIGPGTTNIPEKSVPPGARQGTTDFRKQAYGGPCPPSGTHRYFFKLYALDTSLTLKAGATKPQLEEAMIGHVLESAELIGLYQRR; from the coding sequence ATGCGGAAAATATCGATCGCGATCCTGATGGCAGCCGCTTTCGCCGCGACCCTTTTTGCAACCCGGAACCTTCCTGCGGAGGAAAAAACAATGGATGCGCTGACGATTTCCAGCCCGGCGTTTCCCCATAACGGGATGATCCCGTCGAAATACACGTGCGACGGAACCGACGGGAACCCTCCGCTCACCTTCGATAACATCCCCGACGAAACGAAATCCCTCGCCCTGATCGTCGATGACCCGGACGCCCCCCTCGGAACCTGGGTCCACTGGGTCGTCTGGAACATCGGGCCGGGGACGACGAACATTCCGGAAAAGTCCGTTCCCCCCGGCGCGCGCCAGGGGACGACCGATTTCCGGAAACAGGCCTACGGCGGTCCCTGCCCGCCTTCCGGAACGCACCGGTATTTCTTCAAGCTGTACGCCCTGGACACTTCCCTGACCTTGAAAGCCGGCGCAACGAAGCCGCAACTCGAGGAGGCGATGATCGGGCATGTCCTTGAATCGGCCGAACTGATCGGCCTGTATCAAAGGAGATGA
- a CDS encoding YdbL family protein, translating into MERPSRRIFFPILAIVALVIGCVTVNIYFPAAQVEKTAEKIVDEVYQEKMEPPTQAPAEKPRSSNDGNEFRGIVRLVRLGPASAFAEEATTVSNAAIRGLKEQIGQRHRELLPFYQQGQAGINRDGFLEVRGTSGLALPQVAALKRLVDADNAARRQLYEEVAKALNLKPEQVSQVRKIFAKQWRDKAQAGWAVQADDGSWGRK; encoded by the coding sequence ATGGAACGACCTTCGCGTCGCATCTTTTTTCCCATCCTGGCGATCGTCGCCCTCGTCATCGGGTGCGTGACGGTAAACATCTACTTCCCCGCCGCGCAGGTGGAGAAGACGGCCGAGAAGATCGTGGACGAGGTCTACCAGGAGAAGATGGAGCCGCCCACGCAGGCCCCGGCGGAGAAGCCCCGGTCGTCGAACGATGGAAACGAATTCCGCGGCATCGTGCGCCTTGTGCGCCTCGGGCCCGCATCGGCCTTCGCCGAGGAAGCCACGACCGTGAGCAACGCGGCCATTCGCGGGCTGAAGGAGCAGATCGGACAGCGGCACCGGGAGTTGCTCCCCTTCTATCAGCAAGGGCAGGCGGGGATCAACCGGGACGGATTCCTGGAGGTGCGGGGAACGAGCGGCCTCGCACTGCCCCAGGTGGCAGCCCTGAAACGGCTCGTCGACGCCGACAACGCCGCCCGCCGCCAACTCTACGAAGAGGTGGCGAAAGCCCTCAACCTGAAGCCGGAACAGGTATCCCAAGTCCGGAAGATCTTCGCGAAGCAGTGGAGGGACAAGGCACAGGCCGGCTGGGCGGTCCAGGCGGACGACGGTTCATGGGGGCGCAAGTAA
- a CDS encoding dodecin family protein produces MHVGKVVEITAASTKSFEDAIATGIDRASKTLKNVQGAWVKEQKVKVKNGKIAQYRVDLMVTFLLEE; encoded by the coding sequence ATTCACGTAGGGAAAGTGGTCGAGATCACGGCGGCGTCGACGAAAAGCTTCGAGGATGCCATCGCCACGGGAATCGACCGCGCATCGAAAACCTTGAAGAATGTACAGGGCGCCTGGGTCAAGGAGCAGAAGGTGAAAGTGAAGAACGGGAAGATCGCCCAGTACCGGGTGGACCTGATGGTGACGTTCCTCCTGGAGGAATGA